The following proteins are encoded in a genomic region of Spirosoma sp. SC4-14:
- a CDS encoding barstar family protein produces the protein MTPNVFISQSESELEAHFASDFIAHIDGKKTLTLRQFYEEIADLLEIPDFGYNLDALNDSLNDLQWLEDERIILYFTNTSEFVSKERDPAKLGSVLSILDASAEDWKWVDDDELMDQKEIVIVFEDSPRIQQLLEQEGIGFLPLSEVK, from the coding sequence ATGACACCCAATGTTTTTATAAGCCAGTCGGAAAGCGAACTGGAAGCTCATTTTGCCAGCGATTTTATTGCGCACATTGATGGTAAAAAAACGCTTACGCTTCGGCAGTTCTATGAAGAAATTGCTGATTTACTGGAGATTCCAGATTTTGGCTATAACCTCGATGCCTTAAATGATTCGCTTAACGATCTGCAATGGCTCGAAGATGAACGCATTATTCTATACTTTACCAATACCAGCGAATTTGTCAGTAAAGAACGCGACCCGGCCAAACTGGGCAGTGTGCTGAGTATTTTGGATGCTAGTGCCGAAGACTGGAAATGGGTTGATGACGACGAGTTGATGGATCAGAAAGAAATTGTGATCGTTTTTGAAGACAGTCCTCGTATTCAACAGCTACTTGAACAGGAAGGAATTGGGTTTCTCCCTCTTTCGGAGGTTAAATAA